One region of Candidatus Omnitrophota bacterium genomic DNA includes:
- a CDS encoding vitamin B12-dependent ribonucleotide reductase: protein MSVKLSQNAITVLERRYLKKDSKAKVIETPQEMFERVAKAIASADKLYAADRAKLEKTASRFYEAMTNLEFMPNSPTLMNAGKELGQLSACFVLPVDDAMESIFEAIKSTAMIHKSGGGTGFSFSRLRPKNSVVKSTGGVASGPVSFMKVFDAATEAVKQGGARRGANMGILRVDHPDILEFIKCKHEDKKINNFNISVAVTDDFMKKLEAGQDYDLIDPHTKEATGKLNSKEVFDLIVKMAHNNGEPGIIFIDKMNKFNPTPELGMYESTNPCGEQVLLPYESCNLGSINLSLMVKKEGAKSDIDWQRLKRITHTAVHFLDNVIDLNKFPLSEIETKTKLTRKIGLGVMGWASLLFLLGTPYNSEEAVVLAEKLMSFILDEARKKSAELANERGTFPAFNKSIYAKSDPPLFLRNATVTTIAPTGTISIIAGPCSSGIEPVFAISYYRNVMDKDKLVEVDSIFEQVAKERGFYSKELMEKVAEANSIAEIQEIPQDVRKIFVTAHDISPTWHIRMQAAFQKYTDNAVSKTVNFPNDATEDNVSEVYMLAYRLGCKGVTIYRDGSREEQVLNINKAKDKDEPDTDAFKKKIIPRARPEVVCGTTTKVATGCGNLYVTINSDEKGRPFEVFTQMGKAGGCAASQLEAIGRLVSLSLRSDLDVKSIIEQLRGIRCPSPSWEKGVRIFSCADAISRVVEKRLLDTSNEDVEDEAASKEDILVNEERVINRVLRSANIVGVCPDCGGALRHEEGCIKCYACGYSKC from the coding sequence ATGTCCGTTAAGCTTTCCCAGAATGCCATAACAGTGTTAGAACGGCGTTATCTAAAAAAGGATAGCAAGGCAAAAGTTATAGAAACCCCCCAGGAGATGTTTGAGAGGGTTGCTAAGGCTATAGCCTCTGCTGATAAACTCTACGCTGCAGATAGGGCCAAGCTTGAGAAGACCGCATCTAGATTTTATGAGGCAATGACTAACTTAGAATTTATGCCAAATTCACCCACACTTATGAATGCGGGAAAGGAGCTAGGTCAGTTATCAGCTTGTTTTGTTCTCCCCGTAGATGATGCCATGGAAAGTATTTTTGAAGCAATAAAGTCAACGGCTATGATCCATAAAAGTGGCGGTGGCACGGGTTTTTCCTTCTCTCGTTTGCGCCCTAAGAATTCAGTAGTTAAATCTACGGGAGGTGTTGCCTCTGGGCCGGTTTCCTTTATGAAGGTCTTTGATGCTGCGACTGAGGCTGTGAAACAGGGTGGAGCTCGTCGTGGGGCGAACATGGGAATACTGCGGGTTGACCATCCAGATATCTTAGAATTTATTAAATGCAAGCACGAAGATAAAAAGATAAATAATTTCAACATATCCGTGGCTGTTACAGATGATTTTATGAAGAAATTAGAGGCAGGCCAAGACTATGATTTGATTGACCCGCATACAAAGGAAGCGACAGGCAAGCTTAATAGCAAGGAAGTCTTTGATTTGATTGTAAAGATGGCACACAATAATGGTGAACCAGGGATTATCTTCATTGATAAGATGAATAAATTTAATCCTACGCCAGAGTTGGGAATGTATGAGTCAACTAATCCCTGTGGAGAACAGGTCCTCTTGCCGTATGAGAGTTGTAATTTAGGTTCTATAAACCTTTCCTTAATGGTTAAGAAGGAAGGCGCTAAATCCGATATAGACTGGCAGAGGTTAAAACGCATCACCCATACTGCAGTGCATTTTCTGGATAATGTTATTGATTTAAATAAGTTTCCTTTATCCGAGATCGAGACCAAGACAAAACTAACTCGTAAGATTGGTTTAGGCGTGATGGGTTGGGCAAGTTTACTGTTTTTATTAGGGACTCCTTATAACAGCGAAGAGGCTGTGGTCTTGGCTGAGAAATTAATGTCGTTTATCTTAGATGAAGCAAGAAAAAAATCAGCTGAGCTTGCAAATGAGCGCGGGACATTTCCTGCATTTAATAAAAGTATTTATGCCAAGTCTGATCCACCTTTGTTTTTAAGGAATGCAACAGTAACTACAATTGCGCCAACAGGCACAATTAGTATTATTGCCGGGCCTTGTTCTTCTGGTATAGAACCTGTATTTGCTATTTCTTATTATCGGAATGTCATGGATAAGGATAAGCTTGTTGAGGTTGATTCAATATTCGAGCAGGTGGCCAAGGAAAGAGGTTTTTATTCTAAGGAGTTGATGGAAAAAGTCGCTGAGGCAAATTCTATAGCAGAGATTCAGGAGATACCCCAGGATGTGCGCAAGATTTTTGTGACTGCGCACGATATCTCGCCGACCTGGCACATCCGCATGCAGGCTGCATTTCAGAAATACACGGATAATGCCGTATCCAAAACAGTAAATTTTCCCAATGATGCTACTGAAGATAATGTCAGCGAAGTTTATATGTTAGCGTATAGGCTAGGATGCAAAGGTGTTACAATCTATCGTGATGGCAGCAGAGAAGAGCAGGTCTTAAATATAAATAAAGCTAAAGACAAAGACGAACCAGATACTGATGCCTTCAAGAAGAAGATTATTCCCAGGGCAAGACCTGAGGTTGTCTGCGGTACTACGACAAAGGTCGCCACAGGTTGCGGTAATCTCTATGTAACGATAAATTCCGATGAAAAAGGCAGGCCATTTGAGGTCTTTACTCAGATGGGCAAGGCAGGAGGCTGTGCTGCTAGTCAATTAGAGGCTATTGGCAGGCTTGTTTCTTTGTCTTTGCGTTCTGATTTAGACGTAAAATCAATTATTGAGCAATTAAGAGGCATACGATGTCCGTCTCCTTCTTGGGAGAAAGGTGTGCGCATTTTCTCTTGCGCTGATGCTATTTCCCGCGTGGTTGAGAAGAGATTGCTAGATACCTCAAATGAGGACGTAGAGGATGAGGC
- a CDS encoding LacI family transcriptional regulator yields the protein MKKITILDVAKAASVSTTTVSRVINKFPSVTSRNRLKVEETIRKLKYRPNTSAQRLAGGRANTISLAIPRYSGLFHSFYAIEIIRSIGTICERMKLDLLLHLGGKRAFPNLGSVDGIIFADVIGNENQVDEVLDQGIPSVVINKRIDSKNVNCIYIDNRAGAREAVNYLISLGHKSIVHISGDLHTQAAQERLKGYKKALTDNRIQVNEKYIFKADYSRNSARAASEKIIKMHNKPTAIFVASDDMAMEVVSCLSEKGIKVPSDISIIGFDDDPVGLFGPIRLTTVRQPLTEMCEKALETLLYIISGKPKTIKSSVLKTELVIRDSVVPFV from the coding sequence ATGAAAAAAATTACAATTCTGGATGTAGCAAAGGCTGCATCAGTTTCTACCACAACAGTATCCCGCGTTATAAATAAATTCCCCTCTGTAACTTCGAGAAATCGCCTTAAGGTTGAAGAGACTATCCGTAAATTAAAGTATCGGCCCAATACAAGTGCTCAACGCCTTGCGGGAGGAAGGGCAAATACTATTAGTTTAGCTATTCCTCGCTACAGTGGATTATTTCATTCATTTTATGCGATTGAAATTATTCGTTCTATTGGAACGATTTGCGAAAGGATGAAGTTGGATTTATTGCTTCATCTTGGCGGCAAGCGCGCCTTCCCTAATTTAGGTTCAGTAGACGGCATAATCTTTGCCGATGTTATTGGTAATGAAAATCAGGTGGATGAAGTCTTAGATCAAGGCATTCCTAGTGTTGTCATCAACAAAAGAATAGATTCTAAAAATGTAAATTGCATTTATATTGATAATAGGGCTGGTGCACGTGAGGCAGTGAATTATCTTATAAGTCTAGGGCATAAGTCTATCGTTCATATCAGCGGTGATCTGCATACGCAGGCAGCCCAGGAGCGGCTTAAGGGATATAAAAAGGCGTTAACTGATAACAGAATTCAAGTAAATGAAAAGTATATATTTAAGGCTGACTACTCTCGTAATTCTGCTCGGGCCGCAAGTGAGAAGATTATTAAGATGCATAATAAGCCGACTGCTATATTTGTGGCAAGTGATGATATGGCAATGGAGGTAGTGTCTTGTTTATCGGAAAAAGGTATCAAGGTTCCCAGCGATATTTCAATCATTGGTTTTGATGATGATCCTGTAGGACTTTTTGGTCCGATCAGATTGACCACTGTCAGGCAACCATTGACTGAAATGTGCGAGAAGGCCTTAGAGACATTGCTCTATATTATTTCCGGAAAACCCAAGACAATAAAAAGTTCTGTTCTCAAAACAGAATTGGTTATTCGCGATTCTGTTGTGCCATTCGTTTAA
- a CDS encoding ROK family transcriptional regulator, with translation MKTSRFEGEILTERSRRNLAILEAIRRSGPISKTDISKLVGLNIATVSNYIEEFLKKNIVMEKTLDVSGGGRRPLLLDLNLQRGVAIGVGLNLLHMVGVMTDLNGKLLHCIKNEKPELNIQDIVASIIKIIKELQAEAKKQNKIIEGIGIGIAGVVDKEGETVSWPQRISQDPTNYATVYLPLKDIIEHEFGLDAFIDNDATLACFGEQWLTLNAETKHILYLFSGVGCGIMINGEIYRGASGGAGEFSISDSKDDGFFNCDFGSPCLLKRTEADLGILDAAKNKFVSYPELQSSSTIMKLAGNDITKITLSSVFKAARQADTTALELVSAAAKRLGRKLAFLVNFLNPQLIIIGGGLEEAGTALLDVIRSEIDEWSFKEMAKAVKVIPSRLGENSVALGAASLVVRNMFAEA, from the coding sequence GTGAAGACTTCAAGATTTGAAGGCGAGATTTTGACTGAAAGATCGCGAAGAAATCTGGCTATCTTAGAAGCTATTAGACGCAGTGGCCCGATAAGTAAAACAGATATATCTAAACTCGTGGGGCTTAATATCGCTACTGTTTCGAATTACATCGAAGAATTTTTGAAAAAAAATATAGTTATGGAGAAGACGCTTGATGTTTCAGGCGGGGGCCGCAGGCCACTCTTACTTGATCTTAATCTGCAGCGAGGAGTTGCTATTGGCGTTGGTTTAAATTTATTGCATATGGTAGGAGTGATGACCGACCTCAACGGCAAGTTGCTACACTGCATAAAAAATGAAAAGCCAGAGTTAAATATTCAGGATATAGTTGCCTCAATCATTAAGATTATTAAAGAACTTCAGGCTGAGGCAAAAAAACAGAACAAGATAATTGAAGGAATAGGCATAGGAATAGCTGGCGTCGTAGATAAAGAGGGCGAAACAGTCTCTTGGCCGCAAAGGATTTCGCAAGACCCGACTAATTATGCAACAGTCTATCTGCCGTTGAAGGATATTATCGAGCACGAGTTTGGACTAGATGCCTTTATTGACAATGATGCCACATTGGCCTGTTTTGGGGAACAGTGGCTGACTTTGAACGCAGAGACAAAGCACATTCTTTATTTATTTTCAGGAGTAGGTTGCGGTATCATGATAAATGGTGAGATTTATCGCGGTGCAAGTGGAGGAGCAGGGGAGTTTTCTATATCAGATTCAAAGGATGATGGATTTTTTAATTGTGACTTCGGTTCTCCTTGTTTATTGAAACGTACTGAGGCGGATTTAGGTATTTTAGATGCAGCAAAGAATAAATTTGTCTCTTATCCGGAATTACAAAGTTCCTCAACGATCATGAAATTGGCAGGCAATGATATAACCAAAATTACGCTTTCTTCTGTGTTTAAAGCAGCACGCCAGGCAGATACAACAGCCTTAGAATTGGTTAGTGCTGCAGCAAAGAGACTGGGCAGAAAGCTTGCCTTTCTTGTAAACTTTCTAAACCCTCAGTTAATAATTATTGGCGGTGGCCTAGAAGAGGCAGGCACTGCTCTGCTTGATGTTATAAGAAGTGAAATTGACGAGTGGTCTTTTAAGGAGATGGCTAAGGCCGTAAAGGTTATCCCGTCTCGTTTAGGGGAAAATTCCGTAGCCTTAGGTGCGGCAAGTTTAGTAGTGCGCAATATGTTTGCTGAGGCCTGA
- a CDS encoding MFS transporter, whose protein sequence is MKQSAGQPKHHVTALKDRITLFQKAAYSIGAFANTSQAAFITQMVIVLNLGLGVNPALVGLVGAIPRIVDAISDPITGFISDNLRTRWGRRRPLILFGAITGGICYAFMFQLHKGHSELFYISYFGIIQALYFIGFTCFSIPWIALGYEMTPDYHERTRLQGASNVVGQLPWLIAPWCWAIMHNRNWFPDIVYGGRVLAIIIGTVIIVCGIVPAIFNKEYFHNLPKPNIKGPLNVMKKFFGGGFITLKCKPFRKLCIFTLLIFGGFMCASAFTLYIVFFYVFKNAPVLDQAYAKGGLLLGCFGTFSAICTMGAIYVTTRLSRKFGKRNTFFITIPLSIIGYALKWIGYSPEHPYLLLIAAPFMGFGLGSLFTLVNSMVADVCDLDELTTNTRREGMFGAIYWWMVKVGVALSSAISGVLLNLTGFNVALGLGQSARTLLNMRLCDIGIPIVTSIAAIFVIKNFSITEDKAYEIRAQVERRRGERQEQG, encoded by the coding sequence ATGAAACAATCAGCTGGTCAACCTAAACACCATGTCACAGCCCTCAAAGATCGCATCACTCTTTTTCAAAAAGCCGCATATAGTATAGGGGCATTTGCGAATACTTCTCAAGCTGCTTTTATTACACAGATGGTAATTGTTCTAAACCTTGGGTTAGGCGTGAATCCCGCTTTAGTGGGCTTGGTCGGAGCCATTCCCCGTATCGTTGATGCCATATCAGATCCTATAACCGGCTTCATTTCTGATAATCTGCGGACTCGTTGGGGGCGCCGTAGGCCGCTTATATTATTTGGTGCGATTACCGGGGGGATTTGTTACGCCTTTATGTTTCAACTCCATAAAGGGCATAGCGAACTTTTCTATATCTCGTATTTCGGAATAATCCAGGCCCTTTATTTTATCGGATTTACATGTTTTTCCATCCCCTGGATCGCCCTTGGCTATGAAATGACCCCTGATTATCACGAGAGGACACGCCTGCAGGGGGCCAGCAATGTTGTCGGTCAATTGCCTTGGCTCATCGCTCCTTGGTGCTGGGCTATTATGCACAACCGGAACTGGTTCCCGGATATCGTTTATGGCGGACGTGTTTTGGCCATTATCATTGGTACCGTTATCATTGTGTGTGGTATAGTTCCAGCTATCTTTAATAAAGAATACTTCCACAACTTACCAAAGCCTAATATCAAGGGTCCTTTGAATGTGATGAAAAAATTCTTTGGCGGGGGTTTCATCACTCTTAAATGTAAACCATTTCGCAAGCTGTGCATATTCACCTTGCTGATTTTTGGCGGATTCATGTGCGCGTCAGCTTTTACTCTCTATATTGTTTTCTTCTATGTCTTTAAGAATGCTCCTGTTCTTGATCAAGCTTATGCAAAAGGTGGTTTATTGCTTGGTTGTTTTGGAACATTCAGCGCTATTTGTACTATGGGTGCCATTTACGTGACCACACGGCTGTCAAGGAAGTTTGGGAAGAGAAACACATTTTTTATCACTATTCCGCTTTCAATCATTGGTTATGCTTTGAAATGGATTGGGTATAGCCCCGAGCATCCGTACTTACTGTTGATCGCTGCTCCATTCATGGGATTCGGCCTGGGGTCACTTTTCACCTTAGTCAACTCTATGGTCGCAGATGTTTGCGACCTTGACGAACTTACCACCAACACGCGTAGAGAAGGTATGTTTGGGGCTATTTACTGGTGGATGGTAAAGGTGGGAGTCGCACTTTCATCGGCTATATCCGGAGTCCTCTTGAATCTAACCGGCTTCAATGTTGCATTAGGTCTCGGCCAATCAGCGCGGACGTTGTTGAATATGCGCTTGTGCGATATCGGTATTCCAATTGTGACCTCTATAGCGGCTATTTTCGTCATTAAGAATTTCTCAATCACCGAAGATAAGGCCTATGAAATTCGTGCGCAGGTGGAAAGGCGAAGAGGAGAAAGACAGGAGCAGGGTTAG
- a CDS encoding carbohydrate ABC transporter permease, with the protein MIFRVKKTTTNILVHLLLISVSITCLFPLLWMFGSSLKTQGTVFSDMSIIPAQPHFENYVTAWREGNFGRYFFNSLIYTSTVVFGIVLVSSLAAFAFSRLKFPGRNAFFIMFLAAMMIPLPGSFVPLYVLMVKLHLVNTRLGYVLCLINVGLSFSIFLLKTYFDKIPKELEDAARIDGCNRLGIYRHVALPFAKPALAVVVIFNALNVWNEYVLALIIFNSKDLMPLQRGLMIFRGEFLTNYPLLMAGLTIAALPIIVLYLLMQKYIVKGVTSRVAFP; encoded by the coding sequence ATGATTTTTAGGGTAAAGAAAACCACCACAAACATCCTAGTTCATCTTTTATTGATTTCAGTGTCGATTACCTGTCTTTTCCCTCTATTATGGATGTTTGGTTCTTCGTTAAAGACTCAAGGCACGGTTTTTTCTGACATGAGCATAATTCCTGCCCAGCCGCATTTCGAGAATTATGTCACGGCCTGGAGAGAGGGGAATTTCGGTAGGTATTTCTTTAATAGCTTAATATATACCTCTACTGTAGTATTCGGCATAGTTTTAGTATCATCGCTGGCAGCATTTGCGTTTTCGCGATTGAAATTTCCCGGAAGAAACGCATTCTTTATCATGTTTCTTGCCGCGATGATGATACCGCTGCCTGGTAGTTTCGTTCCTTTATATGTGCTTATGGTGAAACTTCATTTGGTCAATACGCGGCTAGGGTATGTTTTATGCCTTATTAACGTGGGGCTGTCTTTTAGCATATTTTTGCTTAAGACGTATTTCGATAAGATACCTAAAGAGTTAGAGGATGCCGCCAGAATTGACGGCTGCAACAGATTGGGGATTTATAGACATGTGGCTCTGCCCTTTGCCAAGCCGGCGCTTGCGGTGGTGGTGATTTTTAACGCCCTGAATGTTTGGAACGAATATGTACTGGCTTTGATAATATTTAATAGTAAAGACCTGATGCCTCTTCAACGGGGGTTGATGATTTTTCGGGGAGAGTTCCTGACTAATTACCCACTTTTGATGGCAGGGCTTACTATAGCGGCCCTACCTATAATTGTCTTATACCTGTTGATGCAGAAGTATATTGTCAAGGGAGTAACTTCTCGGGTGGCATTTCCATAA
- a CDS encoding sugar ABC transporter permease encodes MILFKNIYDWYRALKGFRKGLATSIIVILSVSLAELIYQKSHNLRFISPIIILLVVSALIGLITKIILVRQFRSFLFIVPALAIFSIFYIYPFIKVLQLGHYNWDGILPTMKFVGLYNFIEVMKDKVWWQSMFNAGYITFIALTFQNALALILALACDRQMKAGNFYRIIFFIPPVLSAVVVGLVWQWLYDGDYGLLNHWLYAIGFPNLARSWLSDPKTALTCVAIVHSWKGFGWGFVILLAGLQTIPHEFYEAARVEGANSWQVFKGITVPLMIPVFVLVAILTVLGSMQSFVLILTMTDGGPVFHTVVPVTRILNSMIGSSRFGYACSQSIIFGAILLAISFIQKRVSQNMRQA; translated from the coding sequence ATGATATTATTTAAAAATATCTATGATTGGTATAGGGCGCTTAAGGGGTTTAGAAAAGGTTTAGCAACATCAATCATAGTTATCTTGTCTGTCTCTTTAGCAGAATTAATTTATCAAAAATCCCACAACCTTAGATTCATATCTCCTATCATAATATTATTGGTAGTCTCGGCTCTAATTGGCCTGATTACTAAAATTATTCTAGTACGTCAATTCAGGAGTTTTCTTTTTATAGTTCCTGCCTTAGCAATTTTTTCGATATTTTATATTTATCCTTTTATAAAAGTTTTACAACTGGGTCATTATAACTGGGATGGAATATTACCCACAATGAAATTTGTAGGTTTATATAATTTTATAGAGGTCATGAAAGATAAAGTCTGGTGGCAGTCGATGTTTAATGCCGGTTATATTACCTTTATCGCATTAACTTTCCAGAATGCCCTGGCTTTGATTCTGGCATTAGCCTGCGATAGACAAATGAAGGCAGGGAATTTCTACAGGATAATATTTTTTATACCTCCGGTATTATCCGCGGTCGTCGTGGGTCTGGTATGGCAGTGGTTGTATGACGGAGATTATGGATTGCTGAATCACTGGCTTTACGCAATAGGCTTTCCTAATCTAGCCAGGTCTTGGCTGTCCGATCCCAAGACCGCTCTTACCTGTGTGGCGATAGTACATAGCTGGAAAGGTTTTGGCTGGGGATTTGTTATTCTACTTGCTGGATTGCAGACTATACCACACGAGTTTTATGAAGCTGCACGTGTTGAAGGAGCGAATAGTTGGCAGGTATTTAAAGGTATTACCGTGCCTTTGATGATCCCCGTATTCGTGCTCGTGGCGATACTGACGGTTTTAGGCTCTATGCAGTCGTTTGTTTTAATACTTACCATGACCGACGGTGGCCCAGTATTCCATACCGTGGTGCCGGTGACTAGAATACTAAATTCTATGATAGGCTCTTCTAGATTTGGGTATGCTTGTTCACAGAGTATAATATTCGGCGCAATCCTCCTGGCAATTTCCTTTATACAGAAGAGGGTCTCGCAAAATATGAGGCAGGCATAA
- a CDS encoding extracellular solute-binding protein, with product MKNQKSKIKNQNHIPKFKKVFKFFNFSLSFWILIFGLWIFNSSGCAQRDDALAKKTITVWHWMTDRESAFQELAKRYEDETGIRINFELYAPSDVYSQKVRAAAQGRTLPDIYGLLGEKRDFAAFIKSGQVADLSEAMNEENGLWKECFFSKALEVVEFKENNTYAILPGIYGAPIDIMNIQMLYNKKLFKKARLDPERPPSNWEEFIDDIQKLKKVGVPGLVSGWGEIWMIDCFASNYAFNIMGEDKVIATLKGDLPYTDPEWIKVFSLFKELVDKDALASGIVIMKNKVAEQTFANERAAFAFNGSWCVNVYDGMNPRLEYAAFLPPKVNGKNPMYIWGGGSSFSFLVNDRSSKKLETIKFLKWLTDKDQQVYLSSETKNLPSNKFALAKIPKILAQFADDMDSTTNPGIWPVTESPAVIEALGKGIQSILIKEKTPESLAQELQAIKEKESQESF from the coding sequence GTGAAAAATCAAAAATCAAAAATCAAAAATCAAAACCACATACCAAAATTTAAAAAAGTTTTTAAATTTTTTAATTTTAGTTTGTCATTTTGGATTTTGATATTTGGACTTTGGATTTTCAATTCAAGTGGCTGTGCTCAGAGAGACGATGCCCTAGCTAAAAAGACGATAACTGTTTGGCATTGGATGACTGATAGGGAGTCTGCTTTTCAAGAATTAGCCAAACGATACGAAGATGAAACCGGCATAAGGATTAATTTTGAACTCTATGCCCCTTCTGATGTCTATAGCCAAAAGGTGCGCGCTGCTGCCCAAGGAAGAACCTTGCCAGATATATACGGACTTCTGGGTGAAAAGAGAGATTTTGCGGCATTTATAAAAAGTGGCCAGGTAGCAGATTTAAGTGAGGCTATGAATGAGGAAAATGGCCTTTGGAAAGAATGTTTCTTTTCTAAAGCTCTAGAGGTGGTGGAATTCAAGGAGAATAATACCTATGCCATATTGCCAGGCATCTATGGTGCCCCTATTGATATAATGAATATCCAGATGCTTTACAATAAAAAATTATTTAAGAAGGCAAGGCTTGATCCAGAGAGACCACCCTCAAACTGGGAGGAATTTATTGACGATATCCAAAAGCTAAAAAAAGTTGGTGTGCCAGGCTTGGTCTCGGGGTGGGGAGAGATTTGGATGATTGATTGCTTTGCGTCCAATTATGCATTTAATATTATGGGAGAAGATAAGGTTATCGCTACTTTAAAAGGAGACCTACCTTATACTGATCCTGAATGGATTAAAGTCTTTTCATTATTTAAAGAACTAGTAGATAAAGATGCCTTAGCATCCGGAATCGTCATAATGAAAAATAAAGTCGCTGAGCAGACATTTGCTAATGAAAGAGCGGCATTTGCATTTAATGGTTCATGGTGTGTTAATGTTTATGATGGCATGAATCCCCGCCTAGAGTATGCTGCATTCTTGCCACCAAAAGTAAATGGAAAAAATCCTATGTATATTTGGGGCGGAGGTTCTTCATTCTCATTTCTTGTAAATGATAGATCTAGTAAGAAACTAGAGACAATAAAGTTTTTAAAATGGTTAACAGATAAAGACCAACAGGTATATTTATCGAGTGAGACTAAAAACTTACCTTCCAACAAATTTGCGCTTGCCAAAATCCCCAAGATTTTGGCTCAGTTTGCAGATGATATGGATAGCACCACTAATCCTGGCATTTGGCCAGTGACTGAGTCTCCAGCTGTCATCGAGGCACTGGGAAAAGGCATTCAGTCAATATTGATTAAAGAAAAAACTCCTGAAAGCTTAGCGCAAGAATTGCAGGCTATAAAAGAGAAAGAGTCCCAGGAGAGCTTCTAA